In a single window of the Drosophila albomicans strain 15112-1751.03 chromosome 3, ASM965048v2, whole genome shotgun sequence genome:
- the LOC117572286 gene encoding uncharacterized protein LOC117572286 isoform X2 — MSGTLCEMEQPQQQPEQQLLLPGEDEHQLAVCLASLELQECEQSLTVVQSNCDGSDSGLDVPSSCCLSRMTLQRGLSSTSGGYTSSNGLEEIYDSCELQLMSSCSAVSPSDQSSECSQQQQQTKPNTQKATTSTTTPQRRTHNGSVKKKVAMFEPEPEQQSPPQLRGRVANLKRAASLPRQQQQQQQQQQSQAGQKEKSRPLTSSSSFRAPSATPTSTTMRTPRPQKPDTLPSALNRAQSVQRLSQVQRTPSLSRARTPGTPSDDGRWPANRGAAGARRGMSVTPDVMASRLRGSPAPGGTLPRRRKQQSVEDLSVGRLSRSNSISRAAVVDARMTSSVMLTPTSRRSLAPPAASAKVNSLRRPQQQQQPRTRIYHETAVQTALTSDDLEQVLNGGVLQTRALDAVEQRDQCTQAEPDQRDHELEQLRQEVRQLSGKLQREREEKLAMQQELHLNTERVMGMLELARVVSASAGTPTSEDSGDGSGHDSLLMLESQIQMSGHELFERQQEIGQLRALCRALQLEMRRSLATQQLLLQEKAAIEQESSELQDFLQHEKAAQCDALRELETEYQTAKAQLANREEEAKVLRDECRHLVRLNEQRRQENRLLQTKYAALENKSRELIHQQNAAVAGASTALSGLHTRLDSLVEQLVCSYSISEQDLEDIRFQAESLAAETEHAQNGMKPNGIDLPLSPAANGDALHTLVLTSDGSLSPQRNQSFIAAVIGAIRQATTHSGKRLSLRHGGKRQQGQQAAAGHSMLTLHNNEPVSLNGNGDDSDSTEMLDSETEPCLLMMDNVLEDVVQPDSHSHNMVSSCTGMISQIELPTELISQCSQQQQHQQSVNGDDSLQQLSQAITNRQQMELHVHKLSVLPMNNRDQCNTEELSCHDSLAELPSLMEYSTAQAVVDQVIEVDTLVTKLLKVLRLVQLDNDNCIQQLIVDKNKLQQHKEDMLEKLKDLEDVNLKLQDELMDATQELMIKGSDLSGAKSEMQRHRNEIDGQSQIKFKSALFRLK, encoded by the exons ATGTCCGGCACGCTCTGCGAGATggagcaaccacaacagcaaccagaacaacaactgctgctgcctggCGAGGATGAACATCAGCTGGCCGTGTGCTTGGCCAGCCTGGAGCTGCAGGAGTGCGAACAGTCGCTGACCGTGGTCCAGAGCAACTGCGATGGCAGCGACAGCGGTCTCGATGTGcccagcagctgttgcttaTCACGAATGACGCTGCAACGCGGCTTGAGCAGCACAAGCGGTGGCTACACCAGCAGCAATGGTCTGGAGGAGATCTACGACAGCTGCGAACTGCAGTTGATGAGCAGTTGCAGCGCAGTCTCGCCCAGCGATCAGAGCAGCGAGTGttcccagcaacagcagcagacgaaGCCGAACACACAGAAggcaacgacgtcgacgacgacgccacAGCGACGCACGCACAATGGCAGCGTGAAGAAGAAGGTGGCCATGTTTGAGCCGGAACCGGAGCAACAGTCGCCGCCGCAGCTGCGCGGTCGCGTGGCCAACTTGAAGCGTGCCGCCAGCTTgccaaggcaacaacaacagcagcaacaacaacaacagtcacagGCGGGGCAGAAGGAGAAGTCACGTCCGCTGACCAGCTCCAGTTCGTTTCGTGCGCccagtgccacgcccacatctACAACTATGCGCACGCCACGCCCACAGAAGCCAGACACGCTGCCCAGTGCGCTGAATCGCGCTCAATCCGTGCAGCGACTGTCGCAAGTGCAGCGCACGCCTTCGCTAAGTCGCGCACGCACGCCGGGCACGCCTTCCGACGACGGACGCTGGCCGGCGAATCGCGGCGCTGCGGGCGCAAGGCGTGGCATGTCTGTGACGCCAGATGTGATGGCCAGTCGACTGCGCGGGAGTCCAGCACCAG GTGGCACATTGCCACGGCGACGCAAGCAACAGTCTGTGGAGGATTTGAGCGTGGGACGTTTGTCGCGCAGCAACTCCATCAGTCGTGCTGCGGTCGTGGATGCACGGATGACTTCCTCCGTCATGCTGACGCCCACCAGTCGTCGTAGTCTGGCGCCACCCGCAGCCAGCGCCAAAGTCAATTCGCTGCGTCgcccacagcagcagcagcagccaaggaCACGCATTTACCATGAGACAGCGGTTCAGACAGCTCTGACCAGCGATGACCTGGAGCAAGTGCTCAACGGTGGCGTGCTGCAGACGCGCGCCTTGGACGCCGTGGAGCAGCGTGATCAGTGCACGCAAGCCGAGCCCGATCAGCGTGATCATGAGCTCGAGCAACTGCGCCAGGAGGTGCGTCAGTTGAGCGGCAAGCTGCAGCGGGAGCGTGAGGAGAAACTGGCCATGCAGCAGGAGTTGCATCTGAATACGGAGCGTGTCATGGGCATGCTGGAGTTGGCGCGCGTTGTCAGCGCCAGCGCAGGCACGCCCACCTCTGAGGATAGCGGCGATGGCAGCGGACACGACAGTCTGCTAATGCTCGAGTCGCAGATACAGATGAGTGGCCATGAGTTGTTCGAGCGGCAGCAGGAGATTGGGCAGCTGCGTGCCTTGTGTCGTGCTTTGCAGCTGGAGATGCGACGATCGCTGGccacgcagcagctgctgctgcaggagAAGGCTGCCATTGAGCAGGAATCGAGCGAGTTGCAGGACTTTTTGCAGCACGAGAAGGCGGCGCAGTGTGATGCGCTCAGGGAACTGGAAACGGAGTATCAGACAGCCAAGGCGCAGCTGGCCAATCGCGAGGAGGAGGCCAAAGTATTGCGCGACGAGTGCCGGCATCTGGTGCGTTTGAATGAGCAGCGTCGCCAGGAGAATCGTTTGCTGCAAACCAAATACGCAGCGCTGGAGAACAAGTCGCGTGAGCTCATCCATCAGCAGAATGCGGCGGTGGCAGGCGCCTCCACAGCGCTGTCGGGATTGCACACACGCCTCGACAGCCTGGTGGAGCAGCTGGTGTGCTCCTACAGCATCTCCGAGCAGGATCTAGAG GACATACGCTTCCAGGCTGAATCGCTCGCTGCGGAAACGGAGCACGCTCAAAATGGCATGAAGCCCAACGGTATAGACTTGCCACTGAGTCCGGCTGCCAATGGCGATGCGCTGCATACTCTAGTACTAACCAGTGATGGCTCGCTGTCGCCGCAGCGCAATCAATCCTTCATCGCCGCCGTCATCGGTGCCATACGCCAGGCCACAACGCACTCGGGCAAGCGACTTTCGCTGCGTCATGGTGGCAAAAGACAGCAAGGTCAGCAAGCGGCTGCAGGACATTCGATGCTGACGCTGCACAACAACGAACCAGTCAGCCTCAACGGCAACGGCGATGACTCTGATTCCACCGAAATGCTCGACTCGGAAACGGAA CCCTGCCTGCTGATGATGGACAATGTGCTGGAGGATGTTGTGCAGCCGGATTCGCATTCACACAACATGGTTTCCTCATGCACGGGCATGATCTCGCAGATTGAGCTGCCCACAGAGCTGATCAGCCAgtgcagccagcaacaacaacatcagcagagTGTCAATGGCGATGATTCGCTGCAGCAGCTCTCACAGGCCATCACCAATCGCCAGCAAATGGAACTGCACGTGCACAAGTTAAGTGTGCTGCCCATGAA CAATCGCGATCAATGCAACACGGAGGAGCTAAGTTGCCATGACTCGCTGGCTGAGCTGCCCTCGCTGATGGAATACAGCACAGCTCAGGCAGTTGTGGACCAGGTCATTGAGGTGGACACTCTGGTTACCAAATTGCTCAAAGTGCTGCGACTTGTGCAGCTGGACAACGACAATTGCATACAGCAACTGATCGTGGATAA AAACAAACTACAACAGCATAAGGAAGATATGCTGGAGAAGCTAAAAGACTTGGAGGATGTCAATCTAAAGTTGCAGGACGAACTAATGGACGCCACACAGGAGCTGATGATCAAGGGCAGCGATCTGAGTGGCGCCAAGTCGGAAATGCAGCGACATCGCAACGAAATCGAC GGACAGTCACAAATCAAGTTCAAAAGCGCACTCTTtcgtttgaaatga
- the LOC117572286 gene encoding uncharacterized protein LOC117572286 isoform X1 has translation MSGTLCEMEQPQQQPEQQLLLPGEDEHQLAVCLASLELQECEQSLTVVQSNCDGSDSGLDVPSSCCLSRMTLQRGLSSTSGGYTSSNGLEEIYDSCELQLMSSCSAVSPSDQSSECSQQQQQTKPNTQKATTSTTTPQRRTHNGSVKKKVAMFEPEPEQQSPPQLRGRVANLKRAASLPRQQQQQQQQQQSQAGQKEKSRPLTSSSSFRAPSATPTSTTMRTPRPQKPDTLPSALNRAQSVQRLSQVQRTPSLSRARTPGTPSDDGRWPANRGAAGARRGMSVTPDVMASRLRGSPAPGGTLPRRRKQQSVEDLSVGRLSRSNSISRAAVVDARMTSSVMLTPTSRRSLAPPAASAKVNSLRRPQQQQQPRTRIYHETAVQTALTSDDLEQVLNGGVLQTRALDAVEQRDQCTQAEPDQRDHELEQLRQEVRQLSGKLQREREEKLAMQQELHLNTERVMGMLELARVVSASAGTPTSEDSGDGSGHDSLLMLESQIQMSGHELFERQQEIGQLRALCRALQLEMRRSLATQQLLLQEKAAIEQESSELQDFLQHEKAAQCDALRELETEYQTAKAQLANREEEAKVLRDECRHLVRLNEQRRQENRLLQTKYAALENKSRELIHQQNAAVAGASTALSGLHTRLDSLVEQLVCSYSISEQDLEDIRFQAESLAAETEHAQNGMKPNGIDLPLSPAANGDALHTLVLTSDGSLSPQRNQSFIAAVIGAIRQATTHSGKRLSLRHGGKRQQGQQAAAGHSMLTLHNNEPVSLNGNGDDSDSTEMLDSETEPCLLMMDNVLEDVVQPDSHSHNMVSSCTGMISQIELPTELISQCSQQQQHQQSVNGDDSLQQLSQAITNRQQMELHVHKLSVLPMNNRDQCNTEELSCHDSLAELPSLMEYSTAQAVVDQVIEVDTLVTKLLKVLRLVQLDNDNCIQQLIVDKNKLQQHKEDMLEKLKDLEDVNLKLQDELMDATQELMIKGSDLSGAKSEMQRHRNEIDRLNEDICTLSTLCSSYKKLSPTTEFPPMQLLSPNQAPEQGDVLGILNLLKMWHSGGQLQDQRVSSYLRNVCGTQLTVNTAAHQDNNNVERLRIYANQLEHVSRVLDNCQSLQEQPLQQLRQDMEIVRLNASWSQLLDQSEERDLNANGGDVTASRP, from the exons ATGTCCGGCACGCTCTGCGAGATggagcaaccacaacagcaaccagaacaacaactgctgctgcctggCGAGGATGAACATCAGCTGGCCGTGTGCTTGGCCAGCCTGGAGCTGCAGGAGTGCGAACAGTCGCTGACCGTGGTCCAGAGCAACTGCGATGGCAGCGACAGCGGTCTCGATGTGcccagcagctgttgcttaTCACGAATGACGCTGCAACGCGGCTTGAGCAGCACAAGCGGTGGCTACACCAGCAGCAATGGTCTGGAGGAGATCTACGACAGCTGCGAACTGCAGTTGATGAGCAGTTGCAGCGCAGTCTCGCCCAGCGATCAGAGCAGCGAGTGttcccagcaacagcagcagacgaaGCCGAACACACAGAAggcaacgacgtcgacgacgacgccacAGCGACGCACGCACAATGGCAGCGTGAAGAAGAAGGTGGCCATGTTTGAGCCGGAACCGGAGCAACAGTCGCCGCCGCAGCTGCGCGGTCGCGTGGCCAACTTGAAGCGTGCCGCCAGCTTgccaaggcaacaacaacagcagcaacaacaacaacagtcacagGCGGGGCAGAAGGAGAAGTCACGTCCGCTGACCAGCTCCAGTTCGTTTCGTGCGCccagtgccacgcccacatctACAACTATGCGCACGCCACGCCCACAGAAGCCAGACACGCTGCCCAGTGCGCTGAATCGCGCTCAATCCGTGCAGCGACTGTCGCAAGTGCAGCGCACGCCTTCGCTAAGTCGCGCACGCACGCCGGGCACGCCTTCCGACGACGGACGCTGGCCGGCGAATCGCGGCGCTGCGGGCGCAAGGCGTGGCATGTCTGTGACGCCAGATGTGATGGCCAGTCGACTGCGCGGGAGTCCAGCACCAG GTGGCACATTGCCACGGCGACGCAAGCAACAGTCTGTGGAGGATTTGAGCGTGGGACGTTTGTCGCGCAGCAACTCCATCAGTCGTGCTGCGGTCGTGGATGCACGGATGACTTCCTCCGTCATGCTGACGCCCACCAGTCGTCGTAGTCTGGCGCCACCCGCAGCCAGCGCCAAAGTCAATTCGCTGCGTCgcccacagcagcagcagcagccaaggaCACGCATTTACCATGAGACAGCGGTTCAGACAGCTCTGACCAGCGATGACCTGGAGCAAGTGCTCAACGGTGGCGTGCTGCAGACGCGCGCCTTGGACGCCGTGGAGCAGCGTGATCAGTGCACGCAAGCCGAGCCCGATCAGCGTGATCATGAGCTCGAGCAACTGCGCCAGGAGGTGCGTCAGTTGAGCGGCAAGCTGCAGCGGGAGCGTGAGGAGAAACTGGCCATGCAGCAGGAGTTGCATCTGAATACGGAGCGTGTCATGGGCATGCTGGAGTTGGCGCGCGTTGTCAGCGCCAGCGCAGGCACGCCCACCTCTGAGGATAGCGGCGATGGCAGCGGACACGACAGTCTGCTAATGCTCGAGTCGCAGATACAGATGAGTGGCCATGAGTTGTTCGAGCGGCAGCAGGAGATTGGGCAGCTGCGTGCCTTGTGTCGTGCTTTGCAGCTGGAGATGCGACGATCGCTGGccacgcagcagctgctgctgcaggagAAGGCTGCCATTGAGCAGGAATCGAGCGAGTTGCAGGACTTTTTGCAGCACGAGAAGGCGGCGCAGTGTGATGCGCTCAGGGAACTGGAAACGGAGTATCAGACAGCCAAGGCGCAGCTGGCCAATCGCGAGGAGGAGGCCAAAGTATTGCGCGACGAGTGCCGGCATCTGGTGCGTTTGAATGAGCAGCGTCGCCAGGAGAATCGTTTGCTGCAAACCAAATACGCAGCGCTGGAGAACAAGTCGCGTGAGCTCATCCATCAGCAGAATGCGGCGGTGGCAGGCGCCTCCACAGCGCTGTCGGGATTGCACACACGCCTCGACAGCCTGGTGGAGCAGCTGGTGTGCTCCTACAGCATCTCCGAGCAGGATCTAGAG GACATACGCTTCCAGGCTGAATCGCTCGCTGCGGAAACGGAGCACGCTCAAAATGGCATGAAGCCCAACGGTATAGACTTGCCACTGAGTCCGGCTGCCAATGGCGATGCGCTGCATACTCTAGTACTAACCAGTGATGGCTCGCTGTCGCCGCAGCGCAATCAATCCTTCATCGCCGCCGTCATCGGTGCCATACGCCAGGCCACAACGCACTCGGGCAAGCGACTTTCGCTGCGTCATGGTGGCAAAAGACAGCAAGGTCAGCAAGCGGCTGCAGGACATTCGATGCTGACGCTGCACAACAACGAACCAGTCAGCCTCAACGGCAACGGCGATGACTCTGATTCCACCGAAATGCTCGACTCGGAAACGGAA CCCTGCCTGCTGATGATGGACAATGTGCTGGAGGATGTTGTGCAGCCGGATTCGCATTCACACAACATGGTTTCCTCATGCACGGGCATGATCTCGCAGATTGAGCTGCCCACAGAGCTGATCAGCCAgtgcagccagcaacaacaacatcagcagagTGTCAATGGCGATGATTCGCTGCAGCAGCTCTCACAGGCCATCACCAATCGCCAGCAAATGGAACTGCACGTGCACAAGTTAAGTGTGCTGCCCATGAA CAATCGCGATCAATGCAACACGGAGGAGCTAAGTTGCCATGACTCGCTGGCTGAGCTGCCCTCGCTGATGGAATACAGCACAGCTCAGGCAGTTGTGGACCAGGTCATTGAGGTGGACACTCTGGTTACCAAATTGCTCAAAGTGCTGCGACTTGTGCAGCTGGACAACGACAATTGCATACAGCAACTGATCGTGGATAA AAACAAACTACAACAGCATAAGGAAGATATGCTGGAGAAGCTAAAAGACTTGGAGGATGTCAATCTAAAGTTGCAGGACGAACTAATGGACGCCACACAGGAGCTGATGATCAAGGGCAGCGATCTGAGTGGCGCCAAGTCGGAAATGCAGCGACATCGCAACGAAATCGAC CGTCTCAATGAGGACATCTGTACGCTGAGCACTTTGTGCAGCAGCTACAAGAAGCTCTCGCCCACCACAGAGTTTCCGCCCATGCAGCTGTTGTCGCCCAACCAGGCGCCCGAGCAGGGCGACGTCCTGGGCATATTGAATCTGTTGAAAATGTGGCATTCCGGTGGTCAGCTGCAGGATCAGCGTGTCAGCAGCTATCTGCGCAATGTCTGTGGCACACAACTCACA GTCAATACGGCGGCGCATCAGGACAACAATAATGTGGAGCGTCTGCGCATCTATGCCAATCAATTGGAGCACGTCTCGCGCGTCCTTGACAACTGTCAGAGCCTGCAGGAGCAACctttgcagcagctgcgacAGGACATGGAAATAGTGCGTTTAAATGCGAGCTGGTCGCAGTTGCTGGATCAATCGGAGGAGCGCGATCTCAATGCAAATGGTGGCGATGTGACGGCTTCAAGGCCTTGA